ATCGTGCACCGGCTGAAGCTGAAGATCCCGGAGTCGACCTCGACCCCCCCGCCCAGGTTCCCGGCGAAGTTCCCGGAGAAGCGGGACCCGGCGACCGTGACGGCGCCGCCGCTCATGTACGCCCCGCCGCCGTGCTGCGAGACGGCCCGGTTGCCCACGATCGAGCTGTCGATCACGCTGCACGACGTGGCAGCGAGGTAGGTCCCGCCGCCGTAGGAGTCAGCGAGGTTGTCGCTGATCGTGCACCGGGTGAGCGACGGGCTCCCCCCCGCGACGAACACGCCGCCCCCGGCGTAGCCGGTGTGGTTGCGCATGATCACGCAGTCGACGACGGCGGAGTTCGAGTTCGAGAGATGGATGCCGCCGCCGGGGCCGCCGGCGGAGTTGTCGAGGACCCAGCACTCCCGGATCGTGGGAGAGGAGACATTGACGGCGATGCCGCCGCCGACGATGGGGGTGTCGCCTCCGGTGATCGTGAAGCCCTGAAGAACGGCCGCCGGGGTCTGGCCGCCCTCGACCGTCACGACGCTCCCGAGCTTGGCCGAGCCGTCGATGACGGTCCGCCCCGGCCCGTTCTCGGAGCGCAGGACGACGTCGAACGCGGGGAAGGTGATGTGCTCGAAGTAGGCGCCGTCGCCGACCACGATCTCGTCGCTAGCGGCGGAGGCGTCGATGGCGGCCTGGATGCTCCCGTAGGCGCAGCCGACCGGGCAGACCGCGAGCGTCGCGCCGCGCGCGGGGGCGGGGATGGACAGGACGGCGAGAAGCAAGGTGAGCGGCAGGCGGTACCCGAGTCCCTGGAGCATCAGAGTCCTCCTTCAGCGGGGTCCGTCCGCCCGCGGGTGCGATCCTACCACCTGACGCTGCTCCCGTATCGCACGCAGGTGGTGAGTCATCCGATGGTAGGCGTTCACTCCATCGACCGATCGCAGGGCGGACCTATGTTGAAGACGGGGAGTTCGCTTGCCTGAAATCGGAAAGGAGAGACACCATGAGTTCGACCGATCTGATCATCCTGATTGTCGTGTTGGTGATTCTGTTCGGCGGGGGCGGCGGCTATTATTGGAGTCGCAGAGGGTAGAGAGCGGCTTCTCCTGCGCCTGCGCTGAGGAGACACCCCGGGAACTATCGCCGCTCGCGCGGTCCGGAACGGAGGAAAGGGAAGGGTGAGTCAGCCATGAAGAGAACGATGGCGATCGTCAGTGCGGCAATTCTGCTGGTCATCAGCGCGAATCCGCCCGTACACGCGGCCCCTGCGGAGAACATCGCCGAGCGGCTGGACAATCAACAACGGCGCATCGATCAGGGGATCGCGTCGGGGGCGCTGACGCGAAGCGAGGCCGACGTCCTGAGCGACAACCTGTACTGGGTCAAGTCGAGCTACGCGCGAATGAAGTCCGACGCCAGGCTCAGCCCGGAAGAGATCAGAAGACTCAACGAGATGCTGGACCGCAACAGCGCCATGATCTCCGACAGGAAGAGCAACCCGGCAACGAGGGTCTACCAGGCCGACATCCCGGAGAGGGTCGCGAACCAGCAATGGCGCATCGACCAGGGGATCGCGTCGCGGGCGCTGACGCGGGACGAGGCCGCCGTCCTGAACGACAACCTCTCCTGGGTGAAGTCGACCTACGCGCGGATGCAGTCGGACGGCAGGCTCAGCGCGGCAGAGACCAGGAAACTCGACGAGATGCTGGACCGCACCAGCGCCATGATCTTCGACAGGAAGCACAACCCGGTGACGAGGGTCTACCCGGCCGACATCCCGGAGAGGATCGCGAACCAGCAGTGGCGCATCGACCAGGGGATCGCATCGGGGGCGCTGACGCGGGGCGAGGCCGACGTCCTGAACGACAATCTGTACTGGATCAAGTCGACCTACGCGCGGATGCAGTCGGACGGCAGGCTCAACCCGGAAGAGATCAGAAAGCTCAACGATATGCTGGACCGCACCAGCGCCATGATCTTCGACAAGAAGCACAATTCACCCGGGAGAGTCTACTGACCGTGGGCCAAGAGGGAGAGGCGTCGTGACCGTCGGCGGGGATGCGGAGGCGCTGCAGACCGCTGGAGCGGACATCCTGCTCGTCGTCCCGCCCGTGGCCAAGGCGTGCGAGCCGCCGGCCGGCGTGGCCCGGCTGGCGGCGGCGCTGCAGGGGCGCGGCCTCCGCTGTCGCCTGCTGGACGCCAACCTGGAGGGGCTGCTCTGGCTGCTGGAGCAGCCGCCGCCCGCCCGCGACACCTGGACGCGTCGGGCGGTCAGGGCCCGCGCGGGGCACCTCGTCGTGCTGCGCGACCCGGAAACCTATCGGGCGCCGGACCGCTACCGCCGGGCTGTCAGCGACCTCGGCCGCATCCTCGCCGTCTCTTCACGCCGCAGCGGCGCCGTCGTGGGTCTCGGCGACTATCGCCACGACGAGCTTTCGCCGGTGCGCAGCGCCGACCTGATCGCTGCGGCCGGGAACCCGCACGACAACCCCTTCCACCCCTATTTCAGCCGACGGCTCACCGAACTGCTCGACGGCGTCGGCGTGGTGGGCTTCTCGCTCAGCTTCCAGAGCCAGGCGCTCTGCACCTTTGCGATGATCGGCCACGTCAGGAGCGAGCACCCGACGGCGAGGATCGTCCTCGGCGGAGGGCTGGTGACCTCCTGGATGCGTCGGCCCGGTTGGCGCAACCCCTTCGGCGGCCTGGTGGACGACCTGATCGCGGGGCCGGGGGAGGGTCCCCTGGCGGCCCTGCTCGGCAGTGAGGCGGCACCGGAGCTTCACGTCACTCCCGACTACACCGGCCTGCCGCTGCCGGACTATCTCTCCCCCGGGCCGATCCTCCCCTACAGCGCAGCCGACGGCTGCTGGTGGGGCCGCTGCGCCTTCTGCCCGGAGCGCGCGGAGGGCGGCGGCTATCGGCCGATTCCCCCCGACCGGGTCCTGGCCGACCTGCGGCTGCTGGCCGAGCGCACGGGACCGTCCCTGATTCATCTTCTGGACAACGCCATCACCCCGGCGCTGCTGCGCGCGCTGGCCGGGAAGCCGCCCGGCGTGCCCTGGTACGGCTTTGCGCGGATCGACGAGACGCTGGCCGATCCCGGGTTCTGCCGGGAGCTGAAACGCGCCGGGTGCGTGATGCTCAAGCTGGGGCTGGAATCAGGCGATCAGGGGGTCCTGGACCGGACGGGGAAGGGGATAGATCTCGGCACGGCCTCCCGGGTGCTCGCCAGCCTCAAGCAGGCGGAGATCGGCGTCTACTGCTATCTGCTGTTCGGGACCCCCGCGGAGACGGTGCTCGAGGCCAGGCGGACGCTGGAGTTCGTCGTCCGGCACCGCGATGCAATCGGCTTCCTCAATCTGGCAGTCTTCACGATGCCGCACGGCGCGGACGACGCAGGCGAATACGCGACGGCGCCGTTCTCCGAGGGAGACCTCTCGCTCTCGACCGACTTCCGGCACCCCCGCGGCTGGGACCGCAGGCAGGTGCGGCTGTTCCTGGAGGGCGAATTCAAGCGCCACCCGGCGGTGGCGGCGATCATCAGGAACGATCCGCCGCAGTTCACTTCAAACCACGCCCCGTTCCTGGTGGCACGAAGTCCTGCTTGAACGACGTCAGCGGCGCCCGGCAAGGTCCTGCAGGACGCTGCGCAGCTCCCTGAGGTTGTAGGGCTTCTTGAGGAAGCCGCAGAAGCCGAATTCCCGGTGCTCGGAGACGGCCGCATCGTCGGAGTATCCGCTCGACATGATCGCCTTCACCCTGGGGTCGATCTCCCGCAGTCGCCGCACCGTCGCGACGCCGCCCATCCCGCCGCGAACGGTCAGGTCGAGAATCGCCGCGTCGAAGGGGCGGCCGGCCGCCATCGCGGCGCTCCATTCTTCCAGCGCCGCCTCGCCATGAGCCGCCGCCTCCGCCTTGTGGCCGAGGGCCCTCAGCAGATCGAGGGCGAGGTTCCTCACGATGTCGTCGTCGTCCATGACGAGAACCTTGAGCGTCGACGTGGCCGCGGCATGCTCCACAACGGGAACGGGTGGCGCAGCCACCGGCACGTGCAGTGCGGGGAGGTAGAGGATGAACTCCGTCCCCCCCCCGACCTCCGAGGAGACGCGGATCTCCCCCCCGTGGTTCCTGATGATGGAATAGGAGGTCGCCAGCCCGAGCCCGCTGCCCCGCTCCTTCGTCGTGAAGTAGGGATCGAAGATCTTGCCGAGGTGTTGTGCGGGAATGCCGAGGCCGGTGTCCCTGATGGAAACGAGCACGTGGTCGCGACGCTCGATCCCGGCGAGCGTCGCGGCCTCCGTCGCGGGCACGTTGCGCGCAGCGATCATCACGCGCCCGCCGAAGGGCATGGCCTGGTCGGCGTTGAGCACGATGTTCTGGATCACCTGGCCGAGTTGCCCGGCGTCGCCGGCCACCTGCCACAGGCCGGGATCGATGCGAAGCTGGAATTCGGACCGCGATCCGCTGAGGGCGAACTTGGCCGCGTTCTCGATCACCGGGAGCAGCGAGAGGGGTTCCTTCACCGGCTTGCCGCCCTTGGAGAAGGTCAGCAGCTGCGTCGTCAGGTTCACCGACTGGTGCAACGCCCGCTCCGCCTGCTCGAGCATGGCGAGCGACCGGTCCTTCTGGTCGAGGGTGAGCTTGGCCATGGAGATATAGCCGAAGATCCCCTGCAGGAGATTGTTGAAGTCGTGGGCGATGCCGCCGGCGAGCGTGCCGATCGACTCGAGCTTCTGCGTCTTGAGCCGCTCCTCCTCGAGCAGGTGCTTCTCGGTGATGTTGTTGATCGTCTCGATGACCGAGGTCACGGCGCCGGAGGCGTCCTTGATCGGGAACCCCTTGGTTTCCACGAACAGGACATGCCCGTCGAGGTCCGTGTGCTTGTGGAGGGCGCCGTGGGGCTGCCCGCTCTCGAAGACGCGGCGCACCGCGCAGTCCTCTCCCGCCTCGTAGCAGGGGCGGTCGAGTCCATGCGACACCTCGTAGCAGCGCATGCCGACGACCTCACCGGCGGACCGGGCCGCTTGCGCGCAATAGGCCTTGTTGGCCGTGACGATGCGGTAGTCCCGGTCGATGACGACGAACCCCTCGTCGACGGTGTCGAGCGTGCTCCGCAAGAACTCCTCGCTCTCGCGGACCTTCTCCACCGCCCCCGTCCGCTCGCGCTCGATCCGGTAGGCGCCGATGATGTTCGCGCAGACCGTGGCGAACGGATTGAGATGGTGGACGAAGGCCTCGTCGTAGCCTCCCGGCCGGTTCGCGACACCGGCCATGCCCACGAGACGCCCCTCGAGCACGAAGGGAATCCCGAGAAAGGAGCGCAACTCCGGGTGCCCCGGCGGCAGCCCGCTGCGCCGGGAATCGTGGCCAAGGTCGTTGGCGACCACCGTCTTCGCGGTCTTCATGACTTCGCCGAAGAGCGTGTCGAGGTTGTGGAACTCGAAACCGGTCTGCTCGTGCTCGGCGTAGAAGGCGCGGGTCTCGTTGCTCCAGGCGATGTTCGACAGGAAGTGGGTCTTCAGGTAGGGCCGCCCCGCCACGTCGGTGAGCACCTCGCCGATGAAGCCGTACTCGCTGTCCGTGAGGGAGAGCAGGTCGCCGAGCAACCTCCCGAAGACCGCCGCGGCCGGCCGCTCCCGGATGAAGTCGAGCTGGGTGGAGGCGACGAGTTCGAGAAGTCTGCGGTCCTGCTCGAGTCGATTCTCACGCTCCTTCCGCAGCGTGATGTCCTGAGCCGTTCCCCGCAACACGACCATTTCTCCGGCTTCGTCCGGGACGAGCTCCGCCTGCGCGTGCAGGATCCGTGTCGTGCCCTCGGGAAGCATGAAGCGGTAGTCGACGGCAAACGGCGCCCCCTCCTTGAGGGTCCGTTCGATGGCGGCCGAGAGCGCCGGCTGGTCGTCCGGGTGCACCCTGTTGAAGAAGGCGCCGAAGTCGGCGGGGTCGACGTGCGGATCGAGACCGCAGAGGCGGAAGAGCTGGTCGGACCAGATCACCTGACCGGTCTTGAGGTTGTGCTCCCAGCTCCCGACGTTCGCGATCCGTTGGGATTCAGCCAACTGTCTTTCCCGCTTCTTGAGGAGGGCCTCGGAGCGGATGCGCTCCGTCACGTCCTCCACCATCTCGATGGCCGCCGCGACCGAACCGTCCGCCGCTCGCAGCGGTGTCGCGATGATCTGGTAGTGGCGAACGCCCTCCGCCGAAGGTGTGTCCGTGACCGCGGCGTGGACCTGGCCGTCCCCCAGCGTGCGGACCGTGGGGCAGTACGCGCAGACCGCGTCGCGCGGCGGGACGTTGAAGGAGCGGTAGCAGAGGCGGTGCCGCCCCGCCTCAACGTCCGGAAACCACCGCTGCATCTGCGGATTGAGCGACAGGATTTCCATGTTCGGACCGATGAGCGCGATGCCGATCCCGATGTTGTCGAAGATCGAGCGGAAGAGCTCCTCGGACTCGCGGACCCGCCGCTCCGCGGCGAAACGGTCCGTGACGTCCTGGGCCGTGCCGGCGAAGCGCAGGGGCCGACCACCGGCGTCGCGCTCGATCATGCCGAGACCTTCGAGCACCCACTCCCGGCCATTCTCATTGATGATTCGCGGCCTGATGTGGTACGGGGCCCC
The sequence above is a segment of the bacterium genome. Coding sequences within it:
- a CDS encoding radical SAM protein is translated as MTVGGDAEALQTAGADILLVVPPVAKACEPPAGVARLAAALQGRGLRCRLLDANLEGLLWLLEQPPPARDTWTRRAVRARAGHLVVLRDPETYRAPDRYRRAVSDLGRILAVSSRRSGAVVGLGDYRHDELSPVRSADLIAAAGNPHDNPFHPYFSRRLTELLDGVGVVGFSLSFQSQALCTFAMIGHVRSEHPTARIVLGGGLVTSWMRRPGWRNPFGGLVDDLIAGPGEGPLAALLGSEAAPELHVTPDYTGLPLPDYLSPGPILPYSAADGCWWGRCAFCPERAEGGGYRPIPPDRVLADLRLLAERTGPSLIHLLDNAITPALLRALAGKPPGVPWYGFARIDETLADPGFCRELKRAGCVMLKLGLESGDQGVLDRTGKGIDLGTASRVLASLKQAEIGVYCYLLFGTPAETVLEARRTLEFVVRHRDAIGFLNLAVFTMPHGADDAGEYATAPFSEGDLSLSTDFRHPRGWDRRQVRLFLEGEFKRHPAVAAIIRNDPPQFTSNHAPFLVARSPA
- a CDS encoding PAS domain S-box protein; this encodes MLQALVSASPLAIICTDLEGAVLIWNAAAQKIFGWREEEVLGRGLPIIPEEKREEYLRLRDQVETGATYHARELRRQRKDGSTVELLGASAAIRDATGAVTALLGIFEDITERKGAEELLAKSERLLRESQRVAMIGGWSTDIANGTLEWSEETYRRFDKDPATFTPTFEYFLGRIHPEDRPAVLKASQDALERGAPYHIRPRIINENGREWVLEGLGMIERDAGGRPLRFAGTAQDVTDRFAAERRVRESEELFRSIFDNIGIGIALIGPNMEILSLNPQMQRWFPDVEAGRHRLCYRSFNVPPRDAVCAYCPTVRTLGDGQVHAAVTDTPSAEGVRHYQIIATPLRAADGSVAAAIEMVEDVTERIRSEALLKKRERQLAESQRIANVGSWEHNLKTGQVIWSDQLFRLCGLDPHVDPADFGAFFNRVHPDDQPALSAAIERTLKEGAPFAVDYRFMLPEGTTRILHAQAELVPDEAGEMVVLRGTAQDITLRKERENRLEQDRRLLELVASTQLDFIRERPAAAVFGRLLGDLLSLTDSEYGFIGEVLTDVAGRPYLKTHFLSNIAWSNETRAFYAEHEQTGFEFHNLDTLFGEVMKTAKTVVANDLGHDSRRSGLPPGHPELRSFLGIPFVLEGRLVGMAGVANRPGGYDEAFVHHLNPFATVCANIIGAYRIERERTGAVEKVRESEEFLRSTLDTVDEGFVVIDRDYRIVTANKAYCAQAARSAGEVVGMRCYEVSHGLDRPCYEAGEDCAVRRVFESGQPHGALHKHTDLDGHVLFVETKGFPIKDASGAVTSVIETINNITEKHLLEEERLKTQKLESIGTLAGGIAHDFNNLLQGIFGYISMAKLTLDQKDRSLAMLEQAERALHQSVNLTTQLLTFSKGGKPVKEPLSLLPVIENAAKFALSGSRSEFQLRIDPGLWQVAGDAGQLGQVIQNIVLNADQAMPFGGRVMIAARNVPATEAATLAGIERRDHVLVSIRDTGLGIPAQHLGKIFDPYFTTKERGSGLGLATSYSIIRNHGGEIRVSSEVGGGTEFILYLPALHVPVAAPPVPVVEHAAATSTLKVLVMDDDDIVRNLALDLLRALGHKAEAAAHGEAALEEWSAAMAAGRPFDAAILDLTVRGGMGGVATVRRLREIDPRVKAIMSSGYSDDAAVSEHREFGFCGFLKKPYNLRELRSVLQDLAGRR